In Rhinoraja longicauda isolate Sanriku21f chromosome 6, sRhiLon1.1, whole genome shotgun sequence, the following proteins share a genomic window:
- the LOC144594638 gene encoding platelet endothelial cell adhesion molecule-like encodes MSKTAILFLVQLLYGIGHFQTDMTIHSVKIKSKPETSAKAGSSITLTCSVYIVARSGLPNQFLYRFYKGSSKNFLLNTSMTSDQEYSFTIQSARASHTGYYLCDARVANVTTTSEILHIKVTGQLQRPRLTIQSTTVIVGNEIELRCNAPEEIPPLDFTFYKDKNGQLSPAGHKGSNTNFVTYMIKVTETTNQIYSCKFKGRSLETYSNYSELVSIAVQDPFSSHLFTIEPQSQVFLGDNFTLRCRVQMSPFSASDTKYELTISKGSTLITQIVNGEAKISIKATAADEGLYSCIAKWKRTLKTIEKLVTVTVPVSKPSLKSTALNGIVAQGGRLSLTCAVVNGSSPIIYTFYKGTPGKPFHPIILNATAAVHLIYTADTADSGEYFCEAENNAGIKKRSQRSQNIAINIKDSTHVAVASVMTLVTALLLGACIIRSD; translated from the exons ATGTCGAAAACCGCCATCCTGTTTTTGGTCCAGCTGCTGT ATGGGATTGGTCATTTCCAAACAG ATATGACGATACACTCGGTAAAAATAAAATCTAAGCCTGAGACATCAGCCAAAGCGGGAAGCTCCATTACCCTGACGTGTTCAGTTTATATTGTGGCAAGATCTGGACTCCCAAATCAATTTTTATACCGTTTCTATAAAGGATCAAGCAAAAACTTCCTGCTGAATACCTCCATGACTTCTGACCAAGAATACTCTTTTACAATACAATCTGCTCGAGCATCACATACTGGATACTATCTTTGTGACGCGAGAGTGGCAAATGTAACAACTACGAGTGAAATCTTACACATAAAAGTTACAG GACAACTACAGAGGCCTCGACTTACCATACAATCAACGACGGTGATAGTGGGAAATGAAATTGAGCTGCGCTGCAATGctcctgaagaaattcctcctcttgacTTTACATTCTACAAAGATAAAAATGGACAACTTTCCCCCGCGGGACATAAAGGAAGCAACACAAACTTTGTAACATACATGATTAAAGTTACAGAAACAACAAATCAAATCTATAGCTGTAAATTCAAAGGTAGAAGCTTGGAGACATACTCAAACTACAGTGAACTCGTCAGCATAGCTGTGCAAG ATCCATTTTCTAGTCACCTCTTCACGATTGAACCACAATCTCAAGTATTTTTAGGGGATAACTTTACCCTTAGGTGCAGAGTTCAGATGTCACCATTCAGTGCATCTGATACAAAATATGAATTAACGATCTCGAAAGGTTCAACTCTGATAACCCAAATTGTTAATGGTGAAGCTAAGATTTCTATAAAAGCAACTGCTGCTGATGAGGGACTGTACTCTTGCATCGCAAAATGGAAGCGGACGTTGAAAACTATTGAAAAGCTGGTGACTGTGACAG TACCAGTTTCCAAACCAAGTCTAAAATCAACAGCCTTGAATGGTATTGTGGCTCAAGGTGGTCGTTTGAGTCTCACATGTGCTGTGGTGAATGGATCGAGTCCAATAATTTACACATTTTACAAAGGAACACCAGGAAAACCTTTCCATCCGATAATTTTAAATGCTACTGCAGCAGTCCATCTCATTTACACGGCTGACACTGCAGACAGTGGAGAGTATTTTTGTGAAGCAGAAAACAATGCAGGTATAAAAAAACGAAGTCAAAGAAGTCAGAACATTGCTATAAATATAAAAG ACTCAACTCACGTGGCAGTGGCATCGGTCATGACTTTGGTCACCGCACTGCTCCTCGGTGCCTGCATCATTCGATCCGACTGA